AGCGAAACAAGAGCACTGCAGCACTGGTCATGGCATTCTTAAAGTTGTCGCAACAGAGGTCTCATTACTCTGTTGGAACATTTAAATACGACCCCTCACTGCCTTCACTTCACAGAGTTGAGATAACCATGAATGTGGACAGAAAAataaggtgggggggggggggggggggcatgtcaCTCATCATTCCATCATAAAATTCCTGACCTTGCAAGAGCTGCatgcaacagcaaaagcactatTCTATCACATGTACGAAACTGACCACTGCCAGGTGTGGCCATGCCTCTTGCATGCTGAATAAGTGATCCCAAGTGGTAAAATATTAGCAAGAGCATTGCCATATGAAAAATTAAGACGCATCTCTTTAACCAAACATGTTCCGCGAAAATCTAAAAGCTGAAGTAAGCTTCATGAAAGAATACATACAAAATATGGTCATCAGCCTAACTGCAGCACAGCGCTGTGTCAAGATAGTGATTACTGACAATCAGATGCTTTACTGACAATCAGATGCTGCATTCTGCTTCGCATGCAGGTAGTGGACAACAAAACTACACTGGTGGCCCAACTATTGCTGCTCTCATGGAGCTATCTATCCAAATATCCTCAACTGCTAGTCTTGCAACCCAGGCAAGCAAATTTTGGAACTTTGATCTTCTGCCAAGGTGTGTAAATAAATTTCAATCAACAAAACCTTGCAGCACAGTCAATTCCAGCAACTCGGGACGCATGGTTTACATTCAGCAACTTATGATGAGATAACACATACCTGCAACAACCTGAATTTTTATTCGAACAACTTTTGGAAGATTTAGCACTTACTGCTGCTTTGTTCTCACTCAAATTTTGCAATGAGATAGCACTTTTTTGGTTAGCATCATTCAATAAACCACTTGACACCTTTGCATGCTTTGTTCATAGCTTGTTcatctgggaaaaaaaaaaataaaagcacagtTTACGTGCTCACCAACCCAGAAGCAAACTGCAGAAAACTGAACTCTTTTCACTGCTTCTTCGTACCTAAATCTGGACGAACTAGGCCAACAATGATGTGAACTGTTTTATTGGACTATGTAAACCAAGAAATATGGTCCTGTTGCAAAATCTGAGTGGAAACAAAGCAAGTCACTGTACTTTCAGGCGTTGGACATGAGCAACAAGcagtccatttttttttttcattggggAGACACATGCAATGTGTAGTTGATCCACGAACAAGTCTATTGGACATTCAACAGTGCATTCCAGACAAATGTGTCTGGTACTGTACAAGAGCCTCCAAACCGAAATGCGTACACGCAACTCTCAGCAGGAGCAAAAGTCATACTTACAATGTCCATGCCTGGCTTGGTTGTGGTGATGCTGCTGCGGACGACCGGTGTTGGCGGCTGTGTATGGGTTGTCAAAAAACATGTGGAATGAGTCTGTGCCAAAGAACTCTCGGAATACGTCCTCCGGGTCCCGGAACGTGAAGCTGAAGAATGGTGCAGCAAACCCATCGTCGAAGAATCCACCGACACCACCCATGCATCCATTGAAGTGATGGTGGTTGTGGCGGGCACCTGGTCGCATGCCGCCAGCACTGCCGTTCAGGCCCTCCTTGCCATACCGGTCGTACACTTTGCGTTTTTTGTCTGGAGAGGAAAAAGGGATCAGTGTAACTGAAGTCCTATTCTCAGAAAACTTTCAAAGGACCTTATGCTCATAACCAAATTCAATGCCCAGTTAATGCATCAACACAGCAACAATATAAAGAAGTGTGCAATTTCATGACAGCAGGGCTTAAAACTTGGGGTGTTAGAGCATTACAAACACACTCGGACGCTGTTAAAAGCATAACGCAAGCATGAACACACTTTAATCCGCTGTGTAAACCATGGATCTCTGCATCTCTAAACATGAAACTGCACAAAACAATCCCCTATCAATCACTGGCATCAGCACATGGAATTAGTCTTTTTCTAAACTTCTAGCAGTGACCATACCTCTACTGTTGGCTTCAGATTAAGAAATCCTGTTTTAGAGCCACATGAGTACTCCAAGCTGGTGCCCGTTATTAGGTGAAAGTTGTAGAGGCTGCCTCCAGTGACATTCACTGTATCATTTTATTGTGGCTTCTGAAAATTTAGGTAAGTGCTGCTCATATCTATCCTTCGTTCTCGTAGGAGGGATAGTACAGTTACCAAAAGTATCACAACTGCAGGTGCAGTTCCCTCTTGGTTTGGTTTTCCTGCTTACTTATCTCCAAACCTCTAGGACAGATAATCGTTTGAAATAAATGGGTGGCACTAGAAGCACAGTGAAAGCTTTAGTGCATCTGCACACAAAGTAGTATACATATCTGATATGCAAGATTTCCTTTTTAGCTTAGTTTTCACACTCATTACATGATCATCAATAGGAAAAATTTATAAGGCGCCACCTCTGAGAGGCTGGCAACAATGCATTTTTTTGGTCTGCAACATGGTCATCGCAATCATTACGCTTGCTGCCACTTGGAATCTGAACAGAATTGGCATCTGCTCCAATGCAGAATTAAATGTCATTGCATACATTTTGAAATGCTGCAGGTGTGCCTATTTGCGGCACCAAGCAGCATTCCAGATTTAAGTACCTTACCTAGCTTAGGATGTGTAGTTGCTTCAGTCTTTCTTgcgcattctttacaaagttggTGCCAAACAGCCTACGAGCACATACTTTATTGTTCGACCTTTGCTAACATTAAATCAGTTTAACATTAAGTAAACATTAAATTAACATTAAATCAGTTAACACTGATAAAGTAATCTTTCAAAACTAGCTTAATTTCATATTGTAGGTTGATTATACaggagaaaatgaaggccaaattTACATTTGGTTTTTTACACACCAAAAGTCATCGGTGTGATGTCGCAAACTTCAAAAAAAGGTTCATGTATATAGTTGTGCACACTTGTGTGTGTTTAGACCATCATGGCTCAGTAAACGCTCCAAGTTCAGCCCTTAGCTCTTTTAGAATTCAAAGTAGTCCATCTGTAGAATTTATTTAGATGTAagtagacgctgtcaaaattcaAGACGAGCTGATGCAGGTACTCTAAGGCAGCAAAACCACCCATCTTTTAGTATATTTTCTGCCTTTTCAAGCCTGTTTTCAAGGGTAAGAGTGGACTTTTCTTTATGGCATTGTAGAAGAGTAATTCACTGATAAAGCTCAAATTACTtccctctttagtgtccctttaacttaCTATGACAACACGAGAATGGAGTAACATTCTTAGGACAACTGACATATTATGCAAGCCAAACAACTGCAGCAACACAAGCTATCATACATGCAATAGTGCACACAATAAAATGGAGACAAACACCTGTCCTCATGTCTTTCTAACCAGTCAAATCTAATATAAAATGGCAGATACAGAGCAACATGTCATGTGAAATTGTAAGAGTGCTTAATCAATGGAAACTGACCATCTGAAAGAACTTCATAAGCTTCAGAGATTTCCTTGAATCGCCGCTCAGCTTCTTCCTTCTTTTCAGGATTTTTGTCAGGATGCCACTTCAAGGCCAATTTTCTATATCTGCAAGCAGGAAA
This genomic stretch from Dermacentor silvarum isolate Dsil-2018 chromosome 2, BIME_Dsil_1.4, whole genome shotgun sequence harbors:
- the LOC119442945 gene encoding dnaJ homolog subfamily B member 6 isoform X2, which translates into the protein MVDYYAVLLVSRSATTDDIKKAYRKLALKWHPDKNPEKKEEAERRFKEISEAYEVLSDDKKRKVYDRYGKEGLNGSAGGMRPGARHNHHHFNGCMGGVGGFFDDGFAAPFFSFTFRDPEDVFREFFGTDSFHMFFDNPYTAANTGRPQQHHHNQARHGHSAAVNRRDDFFPLSGFPIPNLGFPDIFGGFDGFTSVTTSTFSTDVGAVRPGVRKTTTSTRFVNGKKIETRKVLENDVETVTVHEDGVLTKKTVNGQVQALGYKHK